A single window of Mycolicibacterium madagascariense DNA harbors:
- a CDS encoding HU family DNA-binding protein, which yields MNKAELIDVLTDKLGTDRRQATAAVENVVDTIVRAVHKGDSVTITGFGVFEQRRRAARVARNPRTGETVKVKPTSVPAFRPGAQFKAVVSGAQRLPSEGPAVKRGATATPAKKTAAKKAVKKAATKAPAKKTTAAPAKKTTATKAPAKKTTATPAKKTTATKAPAKKTTATKAPAKKTTATKAPAKKTTATKATPAKKTTATKATPAKKTTATKATPAKKTTATKAPAKKAPVKRGRK from the coding sequence ATGAACAAGGCAGAGCTCATCGACGTCCTCACGGACAAGTTGGGCACCGATCGTCGGCAGGCGACCGCCGCCGTGGAGAACGTCGTCGACACCATCGTGCGTGCCGTCCACAAGGGCGACAGCGTCACCATCACCGGCTTCGGCGTGTTCGAGCAGCGCCGCCGAGCCGCCCGTGTGGCGCGCAACCCGCGCACCGGCGAGACCGTGAAGGTCAAGCCGACATCAGTCCCGGCATTCCGTCCAGGGGCTCAATTCAAGGCGGTTGTGTCTGGCGCACAGCGTCTCCCATCGGAAGGTCCCGCCGTGAAGCGTGGCGCCACCGCAACCCCGGCCAAGAAGACCGCGGCCAAGAAGGCAGTGAAGAAGGCTGCCACCAAGGCCCCGGCCAAGAAGACGACCGCCGCCCCGGCCAAGAAGACCACCGCGACCAAGGCGCCGGCCAAGAAGACCACGGCGACCCCGGCCAAGAAGACCACCGCGACCAAGGCGCCGGCCAAGAAGACCACGGCCACCAAGGCGCCGGCCAAGAAGACCACCGCCACCAAGGCGCCGGCCAAGAAGACCACCGCCACCAAGGCGACCCCGGCCAAGAAGACCACCGCCACCAAGGCGACCCCGGCCAAGAAGACCACCGCCACCAAGGCCACTCCGGCCAAGAAGACCACCGCGACCAAGGCGCCGGCCAAGAAGGCCCCCGTCAAGCGCGGCCGCAAGTAA
- the mutT1 gene encoding 8-oxo-(d)GTP phosphatase MutT1: MPKRDAARIVPAAGAVLWRPADHSATPDAPPLVAVVHRPRYDDWSLPKGKVDPGETEPVTAVREVLEETGYASELGRRLAAVSYPIDAGVKHVRYWVARTLGGEFVPNDEVDELLWLPAKDALKRLQYPHDRKVLRRFAKHPADTRTVLIVRHGTAGSKARYKGDDRKRPLDKHGRAQAESLVGQLLAFGATEVHAAPRVRCQQTVGPLAEELGVPILDEPTLTEEAYAAGHGAARKRVLEIAAGDGTPAICSQGKVIPDLIAWWCDRDGVRPDKSRNRKGSTWVMSLAGGRLIAADHIGSPLAADHQ, encoded by the coding sequence GTGCCGAAGAGAGACGCGGCCAGGATCGTCCCGGCGGCGGGCGCCGTGCTGTGGCGTCCCGCCGACCATTCCGCCACGCCGGACGCCCCGCCCCTGGTGGCGGTCGTGCACCGGCCGCGCTACGACGACTGGTCGCTTCCCAAGGGCAAGGTCGACCCCGGCGAGACCGAGCCGGTGACCGCGGTGCGCGAAGTCCTCGAAGAGACCGGCTACGCATCGGAATTGGGCCGCCGGCTCGCCGCGGTGAGCTATCCGATCGACGCCGGCGTCAAGCACGTGCGCTACTGGGTCGCCCGCACCCTCGGCGGCGAGTTCGTCCCCAACGACGAGGTCGACGAACTGCTGTGGCTCCCGGCGAAGGACGCCCTGAAGCGACTCCAGTACCCGCACGACCGGAAGGTGCTGCGGCGCTTCGCCAAACACCCCGCCGACACCAGGACGGTGCTGATCGTGCGCCACGGCACCGCGGGCAGCAAGGCCCGATACAAGGGCGACGACCGCAAGCGCCCACTCGACAAGCACGGCCGGGCCCAGGCGGAGTCGCTGGTGGGACAGCTCCTGGCGTTCGGGGCCACCGAGGTGCACGCCGCCCCGCGCGTCCGGTGTCAGCAGACCGTCGGCCCGCTGGCCGAGGAGTTGGGAGTGCCGATCCTGGACGAGCCGACCCTCACCGAGGAGGCCTACGCCGCCGGTCACGGAGCGGCGCGCAAACGGGTCCTCGAGATCGCCGCGGGCGACGGCACCCCCGCAATCTGCTCGCAGGGCAAGGTGATTCCCGACCTGATCGCGTGGTGGTGCGACCGCGACGGCGTCCGACCCGACAAGTCGCGCAACCGCAAGGGCAGCACGTGGGTCATGTCCCTGGCCGGTGGGCGGCTGATCGCCGCCGACCACATCGGCAGCCCGCTCGCCGCCGACCACCAGTAG
- a CDS encoding RNA degradosome polyphosphate kinase, producing MTEAETRPADTDWASDGTPEAPPATTAGTAPLSGSEALPDDRYLNRELSWLDFNARVLALAADPSLALLERAKFLAIFASNLDEFYMVRVAGLKRRDEMGLSVRSADGLSPREQLRRIGERTQQIASRHARVFMEDVRPALAEEGIIVVTWAQLDDDERERLSAYFQEQVFPVLTPLAVDPAHPFPFVSGLSLNLAVTVKQPEDGTQHFARIKVPDNVDRFVELGPREGGAAIRFLPMEELIAAFLSVLFPGLEIVEHHAFRITRNADFEVEEDRDEDLLQALERELARRRFGSPVRLEVADDMTENMLELLLRELDVHPGDVIQVPGLLDMSSLWQIYGVDRPDLKDPPFVPATPPAFGERETPKSIFSTLRDGDVLVHHPYDSFSTTVQRFIEQAAADPNVLAIKQTLYRTSGDSPIVSALIDAAEAGKQVVALVEIKARFDEQANIKWARALEQAGVHVVYGLIGLKTHCKTCLVVRREGSAIRRYCHIGTGNYNPKTSRLYEDVGLLTASPDIGADLTDLFNSLTGYSRKMSYRNLLVAPYGVRRGIVERIEREIAAHRDGADARIRLKANALVDEQVIDALYRASQAGVRVEVVVRGICALRPGAPGFSENVTVRSILGRFLEHSRIIHFRAIDEFWIGSADMMHRNLDRRVEVMAQVKDPRLTDQLNDVFESALDPTTRCWELGPDGHWTASPQEGETVRDHQVSLMERHRHP from the coding sequence GTGACCGAAGCCGAGACACGACCTGCTGATACGGACTGGGCGTCGGACGGCACGCCCGAGGCGCCACCGGCCACGACCGCAGGCACGGCCCCGCTCTCGGGGTCCGAGGCACTGCCCGACGATCGCTATCTCAACCGCGAACTGAGCTGGCTGGACTTCAACGCCAGGGTGCTGGCACTGGCCGCCGACCCGTCGCTGGCACTGTTGGAGCGGGCCAAGTTCCTCGCGATCTTCGCGTCCAACCTCGACGAGTTCTACATGGTCAGGGTGGCGGGGCTGAAACGTCGTGACGAGATGGGTCTTTCGGTGCGTTCGGCCGACGGCCTCTCACCGCGCGAACAGCTGCGTCGCATCGGTGAGCGCACCCAGCAGATCGCGAGCAGGCACGCCAGGGTGTTCATGGAGGACGTGCGCCCCGCGCTGGCGGAGGAGGGCATCATCGTCGTGACGTGGGCCCAGCTCGACGACGACGAACGGGAACGGCTCTCCGCCTACTTCCAGGAGCAGGTGTTCCCGGTGCTGACACCGCTCGCCGTCGACCCCGCCCACCCGTTCCCGTTCGTCAGTGGGCTGAGCCTCAACCTGGCGGTCACGGTGAAGCAACCCGAGGACGGCACGCAGCACTTCGCCCGCATCAAGGTGCCCGACAACGTCGACCGGTTCGTCGAGCTCGGGCCGCGCGAGGGCGGTGCCGCAATTCGGTTCCTGCCCATGGAGGAATTGATCGCCGCGTTCCTCTCGGTGCTGTTCCCCGGTCTGGAAATCGTGGAGCACCACGCCTTCCGCATCACGCGCAACGCCGACTTCGAGGTCGAAGAGGACCGCGACGAGGATCTGCTCCAAGCCCTGGAACGCGAATTGGCCCGGCGCCGCTTCGGATCTCCGGTGCGCCTCGAGGTCGCCGACGACATGACCGAGAACATGCTCGAACTCCTCCTGCGCGAACTCGACGTGCACCCCGGTGACGTGATCCAGGTGCCCGGCCTGCTCGACATGTCCTCGCTGTGGCAGATCTACGGCGTCGACCGGCCCGATCTGAAGGACCCGCCGTTCGTCCCGGCCACCCCACCGGCGTTCGGTGAACGGGAGACCCCGAAGAGCATCTTCTCCACGCTGCGCGACGGTGACGTCCTCGTCCATCACCCGTACGACTCGTTCTCCACGACGGTGCAACGCTTCATCGAGCAGGCCGCGGCCGACCCGAACGTGCTCGCGATCAAGCAGACGCTGTACCGCACGTCGGGTGACTCGCCGATCGTCAGCGCGCTGATCGACGCCGCCGAGGCGGGCAAGCAGGTCGTCGCCCTGGTGGAGATCAAGGCCCGCTTCGACGAGCAGGCCAACATCAAGTGGGCACGCGCGCTGGAGCAGGCGGGCGTCCACGTCGTTTACGGGCTCATCGGACTCAAGACCCATTGCAAGACATGCCTCGTCGTGCGTCGCGAGGGATCCGCCATCCGGCGCTACTGCCACATCGGCACCGGCAACTACAACCCCAAGACCTCGCGCCTCTACGAGGACGTCGGCCTGCTGACGGCCTCCCCCGACATCGGCGCCGACCTCACCGACCTGTTCAACTCGCTCACCGGCTACTCGCGCAAGATGTCCTACCGCAACCTGCTGGTGGCGCCCTACGGCGTCCGCAGGGGCATCGTCGAACGCATCGAGCGCGAGATCGCCGCCCACCGCGACGGCGCCGACGCACGGATTCGTCTGAAGGCCAACGCCTTGGTCGACGAACAGGTGATCGACGCGCTGTACCGCGCCTCGCAGGCCGGTGTGCGCGTCGAGGTGGTCGTCCGCGGGATCTGCGCGCTACGCCCCGGCGCGCCCGGCTTCTCGGAGAACGTCACCGTGCGGTCGATACTCGGTCGTTTCCTGGAGCATTCGCGAATCATTCACTTCCGCGCCATCGACGAGTTCTGGATCGGGAGTGCCGACATGATGCATCGTAATCTCGACCGTCGCGTCGAGGTGATGGCACAGGTCAAGGATCCACGGCTGACCGACCAGCTGAACGACGTGTTCGAATCGGCCCTGGATCCCACGACCCGGTGCTGGGAGCTCGGTCCCGACGGTCACTGGACTGCGTCGCCACAGGAAGGTGAGACCGTGCGCGACCACCAGGTGTCGCTGATGGAACGTCACCGGCATCCGTGA